In Leptodactylus fuscus isolate aLepFus1 chromosome 2, aLepFus1.hap2, whole genome shotgun sequence, one genomic interval encodes:
- the USPL1 gene encoding SUMO-specific isopeptidase USPL1, which translates to MTKISQWVTTMASTTPGSAVSLVGQGSFLDKTSLHMVGYMGKSPHNISAPHDAWCPVCKTKGQTQALKTYRINFTQSIFLCTNPQCIYPLGYTPLDNIIANTADLKNSSPNKKRKFSDLSSDSLLCKKKPKLDLSILGNSPTVVADPCKSVQTLEHETNLSTSSQDGQTESAGSQVQTVSVTANPSCSSALWDNSSFPELPKEFSNGWTPGQPNGLSAVEDGHQEILQKGDLEVMDTLNNGSVLPPETCLIETEVEKMQEEIRISEMKTTESNVLTFSPDHIQSNGSPLLQNSQSGIILKENCSMDVSVLSNPSDTASDMESELPQSCEFIKDDHCLIEHPKEQKEKMEDEGDEEAASCNTKASLLIQPSPIAISGNPASPERHHEESHQQINFSSLLEISPPTCPEIPVQGNSFGSPDLSESLRLLQEACKMTAASQSQEDVLQKCPTEEGAFIDLVKTVSSLQCPMEEDSEKSSQSASPARESETLFKDLATPMDLTSLTPDGSVVVTEDLSMPVPKLPLVQNCQNTDPEEHSPSHFSQEVLPETQDEEPTLKNPCDGSTASEPSLKDQAAADVAAISLPDTTLTSQITDMASPADNQPVCQPDNGSLDKVCEPHDTSACMRDDCNAHTDTKPLNQMSLPGPKILLQDCLKCHCGMNLQNLCKKPCNDSPLSVPSVEDQAPADAAAIALPHGASTSNMTDDGSAHREDKSPNKMSPTCPQILLKDCLKCHCGMNISYQSSQKTPVKNPASEVGGSLNGVRAITFCENAPAQSDSQKDSNTVSEIEDTTAAPPLHCKQPLSRQKKTSSENTILPDLLLDIQPQHRMEESLSAAPSPAYDAAVTMTLPADVHITKHDMCQNGQVKEGDGILEKEPTEVSRDNSQDDSIVETALNSDGLADSSDEVEERNEDPVEVAPAAKNLRIPERRLQWRNRHSLCWLDCILSALVQSETISHFVAVRRHISKESVICNLFARYDEATTLYMNCIKKRRSELKRPKYDKCLNEVRMEIFEKLKPLLKCHLGKKESPVFAFPLLLKLDPETEKLFMFSFLWQFKCENCGYSYKHKYEKLLITFPKVLPEWHPLNAVHTGPCNRCKSTEQKRAMVLETLNSMFMVHFVDGLPSTDLSKYSFQFKGHSYEVKTIIKYKNKHFSTWISNKDGTWLESDDLRGSFCRRYQKFSVRADDIHIVIWERSEGKTFVEHEPMDVAEQDIELMSENISLNSENSFSTVGATELSQEVAPTVPSVTLDTSDPLAGMEGYAENDVITLTLVEIPLDGNGHPIETPTEFQPAHTSTSLQKENQGNEPHTAELEMSANSQPEGQEHCTLRSPVSSDSNAETVPLKNCSVTLSPFKQSSFKPVPEAIATSTPAQPSCSTKRRMPHNWMTQLLKKDYYKFKSNSFAANNINRMQKTCPPQKVTDLSDAPRKADNFSGFNGRSFSKPSSVFPSNVTDKPSFSVPNEKAAPVVKPPPTQEASGFRTPGSSGLDCGKQLSKEGCSPTEDRIQKLRLKLLKKLKAKRNELTMLEVLSKKQQSGSVGGQANGAPQGGFNRKEHLRDFLQELQEQIDNADNESVCTMSSNTSICSSPGDAEFFAELFSPSPVNNQPHDSKYLEMLADGCGLTAADPKQQTNGHQGDGGVLLSTSGSNSGPTTGSLHSTSDESLNLMSNSTLTALNEDNDYFDFSDYF; encoded by the exons ATGACAAAAATTAGCCAATGGGTGACCACAATGGCTTCCACGACTCCAGGATCTGCAGTGTCATTGGTTGGACAAgggtcatttttagataagaccTCACTTCACATGGTGGGGTACATGGGAAAA agccCTCACAACATCAGCGCACCTCATGATGCTTGGTGTCCAGTGTGCAAGACCAAGGGCCAAACGCAAGCGCTCAAGACATACCGCATCAATTTTACTCAGTCAATATTTCTCTGTACTAACCCCCAG TGTATTTATCCTTTGGGCTATACTCCCTTGGATAACATAATTGCAAACACAGCTGACCTTAAGAATAGCAGCCCAAATAAAAAGCGCAAATTCTCCGACCTGTCATCGGATTCACTCCTCTGTAAGAAGAAACCAAAACTTGATCTCTCCATCCTTGGTAACTCTCCTACGGTAGTGGCTGATCCGTGTAAATCTGTGCAAACATTGGAACACGAAACCAATTTATCTACAAGTTCACAAGATGGTCAAACAGAAAGCGCAGGTTCTCAGGTGCAAACGGTCTCAGTAACTGCTAATCCTTCTTGTAGTTCTGCCTTATGGGACAATTCTAGTTTTCCAGAGTTGCCTAAGGAATTCTCTAATGGGTGGACACCGGGTCAGCCTAATGGATTGTCTGCAGTAGAGGATGGACACCAAGAAATATTGCAGAAGGGAGATCTAGAAGTAATGGATACTTTAAATAATGGTTCTGTTCTTCCACCAGAGACTTGCCTAATAGAAACTGAGGTAGAGAAGATGCAAGAAGAGATAAGAATATCAGAAATGAAAACAACGGAGTCGAATGTTCTTACGTTCAGCCCAGACCATATACAATCCAATGGCTCTCCTCTGTTACAGAACAGTCAGTCAGGCATTATATTGAAGGAAAATTGCTCTATGGATGTGTCTGTCCTCTCAAACCCTTCTGATACTGCATCAGATATGGAATCTGAATTACCACAATCTTGTGAATTTATCAAGGATGACCATTGTTTGATAGAACATCCAAAGGAACAAAAAGAAAAGATGGAAGATGAAGGAGATGAGGAAGCTGCGTCATGTAATACAAAAGCTTCTCTTCTAATTCAGCCCAGTCCCATAGCAATAAGTGGAAATCCAGCCTCCCCTGAACGGCACCATGAAGAATCTCACCAACAAATAAACTTTAGCTCCTTGCTGGAGATATCTCCTCCAACATGTCCGGAGATTCCTGTACAAGGCAACAGTTTTGGAAGTCCTGATTTATCCGAATCTCTCCGGTTATTGCAGGAAGCATGTAAAATGACAGCCGCGTCTCAGTCACAAGAAGATGTGCTACAGAAATGTCCGACAGAGGAGGGTGCGTTCATAGATTTGGTGAAGACAGTGTCTTCTCTACAATGTCCTATGGAGGAGGACAGCGAGAAATCCAGCCAATCTGCATCACCAGCACGTGAGTCTGAGACATTGTTCAAAGACTTGGCTACTCCTATGGATTTGACATCTCTCACTCCAGATGGGTCTGTTGTAGTCACAGAAGACTTATCCATGCCAGTTCCTAAATTGCCATTGGTGCAAAATTGTCAGAATACTGATCCTGAAGAACACAGTCCTTCTCACTTTTCGCAAGAAGTTCTGCCTGAGACCCAGGATGAGGAGCCCACATTGAAGAACCCTTGTGATGGCTCTACTGCTTCAGAACCTTCTCTAAAAGACCAGGCTGCTGCAGATGTTGCAGCGATATCCCTTCCAGACACAACTCTTACCTCCCAGATAACTGACATGGCTTCTCCTGCAGATAACCAACCTGTTTGCCAGCCAGATAATGGTTCCTTAGACAAAGTATGTGAACCTCATGACACTTCAGCCTGTATGAGAGATGACTGCAATGCACACACAGATACTAAACCTCTAAACCAAATGTCATTGCCAGGTCCGAAAATCCTTTTACAGGATTGCTTGAAGTGTCATTGTGGAATGAATCTGCAGAATTTGTGTAAGAAACCTTGCAATGACTCTCCGCTTTCAGTGCCTTCCGTAGAAGACCAGGCCCCTGCCGATGCTGCAGCAATAGCTTTGCCTCATGGCGCTTCCACTTCTAATATGACAGATGATGGTAGTGCACACAGAGAGGACAAATCTCCGAACAAAATGTCCCCCACTTGTCCACAAATTTTGTTAAAGGACTGTTTGAAGTGTCATTGTGGAATGAATATATCATATCAGAGTTCGCAGAAGACGCCAGTGAAAAATCCTGCGTCTGAAGTTGGAGGTTCGTTGAATGGGGTCAGGGCCATTACCTTCTGCGAGAATGCTCCAGCACAGTCAGACAGTCAGAAGGATAGTAATACGGTTTCTGAGATTGAAGACACAACAGCTGCCCCTCCATTACATTGTAAACAACCATTGTCCAGGCAGAAGAAAACGTCTTCTGAAAACACAATTTTACCTGATTTGTTACTGGATATTCAGCCGCAGCACCGAATGGAAGAGTCTCTATCGGCTGCCCCCAGTCCTGCATATGATGCTGCAGTGACCATGACTCTTCCGGCAGACGTGCACATAACAAAACATGATATGTGTCAGAACGGACAGGTCAAAGAAGGTGATGGCATACTAGAAAAAGAGCCAACTGAAGTATCAAGGGACAATAGTCAAGATGACAGCATAGTGGAGACCGCACTAAACAGCGATGGATTGGCTGATAGCAGTGATGAAGTGGAAGAAAGAAATGAAGATCCAGTAGAGGTTGCGCCTGCAGCTAAGAATTTAAGAATTCCAGAACGTCGTCTACAATGGAGGAACAGACATTCCTTATGTTGGTTAGATTGCATCTTATCGGCCTTGGTCCAGTCCGAAACCATCAGCCATTTTGTTGCAGTGCGTCGTCATATTAGCAAGGAGTCCGTCATTTGCAATCTATTTGCAAGATATGATGAAGCTACTACATTATATATGAATTGCATCAAAAAGCGGAGATCAG AACTCAAGCGCCCAAAGTATGACAAGTGTCTGAATGAGGTCAGAATGGAAATCTTTGAAAAACTGAAACCCCTTCTGAAGTGCCATTTGG GAAAGAAGGAGAGCCCGGTCTTTGCATTTCCTTTGCTTCTTAAACTTGACCCAGAGACTGAAAAGCTTTTCATGTTCTCATTTTTGTGGCAGTTTAAGTGCGAGAACTGTGGATACAGCTACAAGCACAA ATATGAAAAACTATTGATTACCTTCCCAAAGGTACTTCCAGAATGGCATCCTCTGAATGCTGTACATACTGGGCCATGCAATCGGTGTAAGAGTACTGAACAGAAGCGGGCCATGGTTCTGGAAAC GCTGAATTCCATGTTCATGGTTCACTTTGTCGATGGTTTGCCGAGCACTGATCTCAGCAAATATTCATTTCAATTCAAAGGCCATTCCTATGAAGTGAAGACGATAATAAAGTATAAGAATAAACACTTCTCTACGTGGATATCAAATAAAGATG GTACCTGGCTTGAATCTGATGACCTTAGAGGCTCATTCTGCAGAAGGTACCAGAAATTTAGCGTACGTGCTGATGACATTCATATCGTCATTTGGGAGAGAAGCGAAGGGAAGACTTTTGTGGAACATGAGCCGATGGATGTTGCAGAGCAAGATATAGAGCTTATGTCAGAAAACATATCCCTCAACTCTGAGAACAGCTTCTCCACAGTGGGCGCCACTGAGCTTTCCCAAGAAGTTGCCCCTACAGTGCCATCTGTTACTTTAGACACATCCGATCCACTTGCAGGAATGGAAGGCTATGCTGAAAATGACGTCATAACACTCACACTAGTTGAAATCCCCCTTGATGGAAATGGCCACCCTATCGAAACGCCTACAGAGTTTCAGCCAGCTCATACTAGCACCTCTCTCCAGAAAGAAAACCAAGGGAATGAGCCCCACACGGCTGAACTTGAGATGTCAGCTAATTCTCAGCCGGAGGGTCAAGAGCACTGTACCCTTAGGTCCCCTGTCTCCTCGGACTCCAATGCCGAGACTGTCCCTCTGAAGAATTGCAGTGTTACGTTAAGTCCTTTCAAACAAAGTTCCTTTAAACCAGTTCCTGAAGCTATTGCAACCAGCACACCCGCACAACCGTCCTGTAGCACTAAAAGGAGAATGCCTCACAACTGGATGACTCAATTGTTAAAAAAAGATTATTATAAGTTTAAGTCAAACTCCTTTGCTGCAAATAACATAAATCGAATGCAAAAAACCTGTCCTCCGCAGAAGGTAACGGATTTAAGTGACGCTCCGAGgaaggctgacaatttcagtggcTTTAACGGTAGGTCTTTCAGTAAGCCGTCCAGTGTATTTCCATCAAATGTTACAGATAAGCCTTCCTTCAGTGTGCCAAATGAAAAAGCAGCTCCAGTTGTGAAACCGCCGCCGACACAAGAAGCTTCAGGTTTTAGGACTCCGGGGAGCAGTGGTTTAGACTGTGGGAAACAATTGTCTAAAGAAGGCTGCTCGCCTACGGAGGATAGAATCCAGAAACTCAGACTCAAGTTGTTGAAAAAATTGAAAGCCAAGAGAAATGAGCTGACCATGTTAGAAGTTCTGTCCAAAAAGCAACAGAGTGGCTCTGTAGGTGGCCAGGCTAATGGAGCTCCTCAAGGTGGCTTTAATCGGAAGGAGCACCTCCGAGACTTCTTACAGGAGCTGCAGGAACAAATAGACAATGCTGACAATGAATCTGTTTGTACGATGAGCTCTAACACTTCTATATGTAGTAGTCCTGGAGATGCCGAATTCTTTGCCGAACTtttctctccctcccctgttAACAACCAACCACATGACAGCAAGTATCTGGAGATGTTGGCCGATGGCTGCGGACTGACTGCAGCTGACCCGAAACAGCAGACAAATGGCCATCAGGGAGATGGAGGGGTCCTGCTGTCCACCTCGGGAAGTAACTCCGGCCCTACAACCGGCTCACTTCATTCTACCAGCGACGAGTCGCTAAATCTCATGTCAAATTCTACACTGACCGCTCTGAATGAGGACAATGATTATTTCGATTTTTCTGATTATTTCTAA